Proteins found in one Streptococcus anginosus subsp. whileyi MAS624 genomic segment:
- the rplJ gene encoding 50S ribosomal protein L10 yields MSEAIIAKKAELVDVVAEKMKAAASIVVVDARGLTVEQDTVLRRELRGSEVEYKVIKNSILRRAAEKAGLEDLASVFVGPSAVAFSNEDVIAPAKILNDFAKNAEALEIKGGAIEGAVASKEEIVALATLPNREGLLSMLLSVLQAPVRNVALAVKAVADNKEDAA; encoded by the coding sequence ATGAGTGAAGCAATTATTGCTAAAAAAGCGGAACTAGTTGACGTAGTAGCTGAAAAAATGAAAGCTGCTGCATCTATCGTCGTTGTAGACGCTCGTGGTTTGACAGTTGAGCAAGATACAGTTCTTCGTCGTGAGCTTCGTGGAAGCGAAGTTGAGTATAAAGTCATTAAAAACTCAATCTTGCGTCGTGCAGCTGAAAAAGCTGGTCTTGAAGATCTTGCATCAGTATTTGTTGGACCATCTGCAGTAGCATTTTCTAACGAAGATGTTATCGCACCAGCGAAAATCTTGAACGACTTTGCTAAAAACGCTGAAGCACTTGAAATCAAAGGTGGTGCAATCGAAGGCGCTGTCGCATCTAAAGAAGAAATCGTTGCTCTTGCAACTCTTCCAAACCGCGAAGGACTTCTTTCTATGCTCCTTTCTGTACTTCAAGCGCCAGTGCGCAACGTTGCTCTTGCGGTCAAAGCGGTTGCAGACAACAAAGAAGACGCAGCTTAA
- a CDS encoding MerR family transcriptional regulator, with protein sequence MLRNEIQNKTGLTRKAIEYYEEKGLIKPLKLENGYRDYSDEDMKILSKISLFRKVGLSISEIKECLSSNGNSLSSILRRKQHQLDIEQKRKEVIKLIVKKESQTLIDDKIALIEAEESIYERLEKNISRIFWAINFFCIPAIFE encoded by the coding sequence ATGTTGAGAAATGAAATTCAAAATAAAACTGGTTTGACCAGAAAAGCAATTGAGTACTACGAGGAAAAAGGATTGATTAAGCCTTTGAAATTAGAAAATGGTTATCGAGATTATAGCGACGAAGACATGAAAATCTTGAGTAAGATATCTTTATTTAGAAAAGTTGGGCTTAGTATATCTGAGATAAAAGAATGCTTATCTTCAAATGGGAATTCATTATCTTCCATACTTAGAAGAAAACAACATCAGCTGGATATTGAACAAAAGAGGAAAGAGGTTATTAAGCTAATCGTTAAGAAAGAAAGCCAGACTCTTATTGATGATAAGATAGCTTTGATAGAAGCAGAAGAAAGTATTTATGAGAGATTAGAAAAAAACATTTCCAGGATATTTTGGGCAATTAATTTTTTCTGCATACCAGCCATTTTTGAATGA
- the dapA gene encoding 4-hydroxy-tetrahydrodipicolinate synthase, with the protein MSIEDLKKARIITALVTPFKEDGSINFEALSKLIEHLLAHHTEGLIIAGTTGESPTLTHEEELELFAAVQKIVKGRVPLIAGIGTNDTRDSVEFAREVDKFGGFAAGLAVTPYYNKPTQEGLYQHYKAIAEASNLPVIVYNVPSRTVAGLTVETSLRLAQLPNIIAIKDCTGIDALTHLVENAPQDFLIYTGEDGQAFHAKAIGAQGVISVAAHTNGDDFYEMFAALDEGKLKKAAQIQRQLLPKIEALFSVTSPAPLKAVLNSQGFEVGPLRLPLVACTEAEKASILPFFED; encoded by the coding sequence ATGTCTATAGAAGATTTAAAAAAAGCAAGAATCATAACAGCACTTGTAACACCGTTTAAAGAGGACGGTAGCATTAACTTTGAGGCTCTTTCTAAGCTGATTGAACATCTTTTAGCGCATCATACAGAAGGATTGATTATCGCAGGAACGACAGGCGAAAGCCCAACTCTGACGCATGAAGAGGAGCTAGAATTATTTGCAGCAGTTCAAAAGATTGTAAAAGGGCGGGTTCCGTTGATAGCCGGAATTGGTACAAATGATACTCGAGATTCAGTTGAATTCGCGCGTGAAGTTGACAAATTTGGTGGTTTTGCTGCCGGACTTGCAGTGACTCCTTATTACAACAAACCGACTCAAGAAGGTCTATATCAGCATTATAAAGCGATTGCGGAAGCTTCAAATCTGCCAGTCATCGTTTATAATGTTCCTAGCCGAACGGTTGCTGGTTTGACAGTAGAAACTTCCTTGCGCTTAGCACAATTGCCAAATATTATTGCAATCAAGGATTGTACAGGCATAGATGCTCTTACTCATTTGGTTGAAAACGCTCCACAGGACTTTCTAATTTATACTGGGGAAGACGGACAAGCTTTTCATGCAAAGGCAATCGGAGCACAGGGCGTTATATCTGTTGCGGCTCATACCAATGGAGATGACTTTTATGAAATGTTTGCTGCTTTAGATGAGGGTAAGCTGAAAAAAGCTGCTCAGATTCAACGTCAGTTGTTACCCAAAATAGAAGCTCTCTTTTCTGTGACTAGCCCAGCACCACTTAAAGCTGTGCTAAATTCTCAAGGATTTGAAGTCGGACCACTCCGCCTCCCGCTTGTTGCCTGTACAGAGGCAGAAAAAGCCTCTATCCTTCCATTTTTTGAAGATTGA
- a CDS encoding aspartate-semialdehyde dehydrogenase, which produces MGYTVAVVGATGAVGAQMIKMLEESTLPIEKVRYLASARSAGKVLKFKDQDITIEETTETAFEGVDIALFSAGGSTSAKYAPYAVKAGAVVVDNTSHFRQNPDVPLVVPEVNAHALDAHNGIIACPNCSTIQMMVVLEPVRQKWGLERIIVSTYQAVSGAGMGAILETQRELREVLNNGVNPRDIKAEILPSGGDKKHYPIAFNALPQIDVFTDNDYTYEEMKMTNETKKIMEDDTIAVSATCVRIPVLSAHSESVYIETKEVAPIAEVKAAIANFPGAVLEDDVAHQIYPQAVNAVSKKETFVGRIRKDLDAEKGIHMWVVSDNLLKGAAWNSVQIAETLHERGLVHPIAEVVFEMK; this is translated from the coding sequence ATGGGATACACAGTTGCTGTGGTAGGTGCTACAGGTGCCGTTGGAGCTCAAATGATCAAAATGCTGGAAGAATCAACTCTTCCGATTGAGAAAGTACGCTACTTGGCTTCAGCTCGTTCAGCGGGGAAAGTTTTGAAATTTAAAGACCAAGACATCACAATTGAAGAAACAACGGAAACTGCCTTTGAAGGTGTAGATATCGCTCTCTTTTCAGCAGGTGGCTCAACGTCTGCCAAGTATGCTCCTTACGCTGTCAAAGCAGGAGCTGTTGTCGTTGACAATACCTCTCATTTCCGTCAGAATCCTGATGTTCCTTTGGTTGTACCAGAGGTCAATGCACATGCACTTGATGCTCATAACGGAATTATCGCCTGCCCAAACTGCTCCACTATCCAGATGATGGTGGTGCTGGAACCTGTTCGTCAGAAATGGGGCCTAGAGCGTATCATCGTATCGACCTATCAGGCCGTTTCGGGTGCTGGTATGGGGGCTATTCTTGAGACTCAGCGTGAACTGCGGGAGGTCTTAAATAACGGTGTCAATCCGCGTGATATCAAGGCAGAGATTTTGCCTTCTGGTGGTGACAAGAAGCACTATCCGATTGCTTTCAACGCTCTTCCTCAAATTGATGTTTTCACGGACAATGACTACACTTACGAAGAGATGAAGATGACCAATGAAACCAAAAAAATCATGGAAGATGACACGATTGCGGTTTCTGCTACTTGTGTTCGTATCCCTGTTCTTTCAGCGCACTCAGAGTCTGTCTACATCGAGACAAAAGAAGTAGCACCCATCGCAGAGGTCAAAGCAGCTATTGCCAATTTTCCTGGAGCAGTATTAGAGGATGATGTTGCTCATCAAATCTACCCTCAAGCTGTTAATGCTGTCAGCAAAAAAGAAACATTTGTTGGTCGTATCCGCAAAGATTTGGATGCTGAAAAAGGGATTCATATGTGGGTGGTTTCAGACAACCTGCTCAAAGGTGCGGCTTGGAATTCTGTTCAAATTGCTGAGACCTTGCATGAACGTGGCTTGGTGCATCCAATAGCAGAAGTTGTTTTTGAGATGAAATGA
- a CDS encoding YoaK family protein has product MDTTKQPVPMPQDRRTMALLLGAVGGCLDVFSHIQFSTLIATQTGNIILIVADWDGPTVKTAYRILSLIFFTCGFVLGILLKERAQSSHWRTWGVLPLTLTTFLFPFFHSHYFIWVILLATSTGMVMLTYTGSKIESYPYMIMMTSGNYRRMVTAWYEYIRFKDRRHIIRRQAANYSMIVASFIGGAIFTGFLTRFIHQYAIWTVTTILTIIIIHYTRYNHIHHLEQKISNTQ; this is encoded by the coding sequence ATGGATACTACGAAACAGCCTGTCCCCATGCCTCAAGATAGGCGAACAATGGCTCTCTTGCTCGGAGCTGTGGGTGGTTGCCTAGACGTTTTTTCGCATATACAATTTAGTACACTAATCGCCACTCAGACAGGGAATATTATTTTAATCGTAGCCGATTGGGATGGGCCGACCGTAAAGACTGCTTACCGTATTCTTTCGCTTATCTTCTTTACCTGTGGCTTTGTCCTCGGTATTCTACTTAAGGAACGGGCGCAAAGCTCACATTGGCGTACTTGGGGAGTCTTACCGTTAACTCTCACGACTTTCCTCTTTCCTTTCTTTCATTCTCATTATTTTATCTGGGTGATATTGCTTGCAACCTCTACCGGAATGGTCATGCTAACTTATACAGGCTCAAAAATTGAGTCTTATCCCTACATGATTATGATGACTTCAGGAAACTATCGGAGAATGGTCACTGCTTGGTATGAGTATATTCGTTTTAAAGACCGCAGACATATTATTAGAAGGCAAGCGGCTAATTACTCTATGATTGTCGCTAGTTTCATCGGCGGTGCTATTTTTACTGGATTTCTCACACGTTTCATTCATCAATACGCTATCTGGACAGTCACTACTATTTTGACGATTATTATCATTCATTATACTAGATACAATCATATACATCACTTAGAGCAAAAAATATCTAACACTCAATGA
- a CDS encoding GNAT family N-acetyltransferase, which translates to MNIRLANKNAAAVLVAIYAPYVEKTAITFEYDVPSVEEFSGRIEKTLERYPYLVAEEEGVILGYAYASTYYGREAYNWAVELSVYVADENRGRGIGKQLYDKLEEILEQQGFVHFLACIALPNDASISFHKKRGYQQVAHFPKIGYKFDCWHDTVWLQKSLDKPARPIKLFKDMNVESEW; encoded by the coding sequence ATGAACATCAGATTAGCAAATAAAAACGCCGCCGCTGTTCTTGTAGCTATTTACGCACCTTATGTGGAGAAAACAGCCATTACTTTTGAGTATGATGTTCCGTCGGTGGAGGAATTTTCTGGTCGGATTGAGAAGACCTTGGAAAGGTATCCTTATCTGGTGGCTGAAGAAGAGGGAGTCATTCTGGGTTATGCTTATGCTTCGACTTATTATGGTCGAGAGGCATACAACTGGGCTGTTGAACTATCGGTCTATGTAGCTGATGAGAATCGCGGCAGAGGGATTGGGAAGCAGCTTTATGACAAATTGGAAGAAATTCTTGAACAGCAAGGTTTTGTTCATTTTCTAGCTTGTATTGCTCTGCCGAATGACGCCAGTATTTCTTTCCATAAAAAACGTGGTTATCAGCAAGTAGCACATTTCCCAAAAATCGGCTATAAATTTGACTGCTGGCATGATACAGTTTGGTTGCAGAAGAGTTTAGATAAACCAGCAAGACCAATTAAATTATTCAAAGATATGAATGTTGAAAGTGAATGGTAA
- a CDS encoding formate--tetrahydrofolate ligase, giving the protein MKTDIEIAQSVDLQPIADVVKKVGIDYDDLELYGKYKAKLSFNKIQELQKNPVGKLILVTAINPTPAGEGKSTITIGLADALNKIGKKTMIAIREPSLGPVMGIKGGAAGGGYAQVLPMEDINLHFTGDMHAITTANNALSALIDNHLHQGNALGIDQRRIIWKRVVDLNDRALRHVTVGLGSPVNGIPREDGFDITVASEIMAILCLATSIEDLKERLANIVIGYRYDRTPVYVRDLEVEGALALILKDAIKPNLVQTIYGTPAFVHGGPFANIAHGCNSVLATTTALHLADYTVTEAGFGADLGAEKFLDIKTPNLPTAPDVVVIVATLRALKMNGGVVKEDLTTENVEAVKAGFANLKRHVGNIRKFGVPVVVAINEFVTDTQAEIAVLKELCAEIDVPVELASVWADGADGGLALAEVVVKTIETRPAKYTRLYDNNLSIEEKIEKIVKEIYRGTKVNFEKKAKTQISQIVKNGWDKLPICMAKTQYSFSDNPNLLGAPENFEITIREVVPKLGAGFIVALTGDVMTMPGLPKRPAALNMDVAADGTAIGLF; this is encoded by the coding sequence ATGAAAACGGATATAGAAATTGCTCAGAGTGTTGACTTGCAGCCGATTGCTGATGTAGTGAAGAAAGTTGGAATTGATTACGATGATTTGGAGCTTTACGGTAAATACAAGGCTAAATTGTCTTTTAATAAGATTCAGGAATTGCAAAAGAACCCAGTTGGTAAGCTGATTCTGGTAACAGCAATCAATCCAACACCGGCTGGCGAAGGGAAATCGACTATTACTATTGGTTTAGCGGATGCTCTCAATAAAATCGGCAAGAAAACCATGATTGCTATTCGTGAACCATCTCTTGGACCAGTTATGGGAATCAAGGGTGGAGCCGCTGGAGGTGGTTATGCACAGGTTCTACCAATGGAAGACATCAATTTGCATTTCACAGGAGATATGCATGCGATTACCACTGCCAACAATGCCCTTTCTGCTTTGATTGATAATCATTTACATCAAGGAAATGCTCTAGGAATTGACCAACGTCGCATTATCTGGAAGCGCGTGGTAGATCTGAATGACCGTGCTTTGCGGCATGTGACCGTCGGTCTGGGCAGTCCGGTTAATGGAATTCCGCGGGAAGATGGTTTTGATATTACGGTTGCATCTGAAATCATGGCTATTCTCTGTTTAGCGACAAGTATTGAAGACTTGAAAGAACGTCTAGCTAATATCGTTATTGGTTATCGTTATGATCGGACGCCTGTTTATGTTCGAGATTTGGAAGTAGAAGGGGCTCTTGCTCTCATCTTGAAAGACGCTATAAAGCCCAATCTAGTACAGACTATTTATGGAACCCCTGCCTTTGTTCACGGTGGACCGTTTGCCAATATTGCTCACGGCTGTAATTCCGTTTTGGCAACGACAACAGCTTTGCATTTGGCGGACTACACGGTGACTGAAGCTGGCTTCGGTGCGGATCTAGGGGCTGAAAAATTCCTAGACATCAAAACGCCCAATCTGCCGACTGCTCCAGATGTAGTGGTTATTGTTGCAACTCTTAGAGCATTGAAAATGAACGGTGGTGTCGTTAAAGAAGATCTGACAACTGAGAATGTTGAAGCGGTTAAAGCAGGTTTTGCCAACCTCAAACGCCATGTGGGAAATATCCGTAAATTTGGTGTTCCGGTCGTGGTGGCTATCAATGAATTTGTGACGGACACCCAAGCTGAAATTGCCGTTCTCAAGGAACTTTGTGCAGAGATTGATGTCCCGGTGGAATTGGCTAGTGTCTGGGCAGATGGTGCTGACGGTGGATTGGCTCTTGCGGAAGTTGTGGTCAAAACGATTGAAACGAGACCTGCCAAATACACTCGACTCTATGACAACAATCTGTCTATCGAAGAAAAAATCGAGAAAATTGTCAAGGAAATCTATCGTGGAACAAAAGTCAATTTTGAAAAGAAAGCAAAAACTCAAATTTCTCAAATTGTCAAGAACGGCTGGGATAAGCTGCCAATTTGTATGGCCAAGACCCAGTACAGTTTTTCAGATAATCCAAATCTTCTAGGAGCGCCAGAAAACTTTGAAATCACTATCCGCGAAGTAGTTCCAAAATTGGGTGCAGGTTTTATTGTCGCCCTAACTGGTGATGTTATGACGATGCCCGGTCTGCCAAAACGCCCAGCAGCCCTCAATATGGACGTAGCAGCAGACGGAACTGCTATTGGACTATTTTAA
- a CDS encoding phosphopantothenate--cysteine ligase — protein MKLLITSGGTSEKIDQVRSITNHSTGKLGALIAESFLAQGDQVTLVTTQNAVKPAAHPNLTIQIIENVQDLLETMQPLVKTHDVLIHSMAVSDYTPIYMAGFDQITASQDLTEFLNKTNVQGKISSKDEYQVLFLKQTPKIISRVKNWNPNIRLIGFKLLVGVSKEELLTVARASFIKNKAEIIVANDLYDISNNQHHAYLVKENSVIKVNTKEEIAQQLVTHIHAKDNL, from the coding sequence ATGAAATTATTGATTACTTCTGGTGGAACGAGCGAAAAAATCGATCAAGTTCGTTCTATTACGAATCACTCAACAGGAAAGCTTGGTGCTCTTATTGCGGAGAGTTTTTTAGCACAAGGCGATCAAGTTACATTAGTCACTACACAGAATGCTGTCAAACCTGCTGCTCATCCAAATCTAACTATTCAAATCATTGAAAATGTACAAGATTTGCTGGAAACAATGCAGCCTTTGGTCAAAACTCATGACGTTTTGATTCATTCAATGGCTGTCTCTGACTATACCCCTATTTATATGGCAGGATTTGACCAAATCACTGCTTCACAGGATTTAACAGAATTTTTGAACAAAACAAACGTACAAGGGAAGATTTCATCAAAAGATGAATATCAAGTGCTCTTTCTCAAGCAAACACCGAAAATTATCAGTCGAGTAAAAAATTGGAATCCAAATATCCGTCTAATTGGTTTTAAACTCTTAGTTGGTGTTTCTAAAGAAGAATTACTGACAGTTGCTCGTGCTAGTTTCATAAAAAACAAAGCAGAAATAATTGTGGCAAATGACTTGTATGATATTTCCAATAATCAACATCATGCTTACTTAGTCAAAGAAAATTCTGTGATAAAAGTTAATACCAAAGAGGAAATCGCTCAACAACTCGTAACACACATTCACGCAAAGGATAATCTATGA
- the coaC gene encoding phosphopantothenoylcysteine decarboxylase: MKHITLAVTGSIAAYKAADLTSQLTKDNQKVTVLMSQAATNFITPLTLQVLSKNLVHTDVMDDPTPNKVNHIEIAKQTDLFLVAPASANTIAKLANGFADNMITSTALALPSTAKKVLAPAMNTKMYENPITQENLSKLEKYGWQMIQPRETGLACGDKGIGALASVETIIKKVKEMIYEETI, encoded by the coding sequence ATGAAACATATTACTTTAGCTGTCACAGGAAGCATTGCCGCATATAAAGCTGCTGACTTGACCAGTCAATTGACAAAAGACAATCAAAAGGTGACTGTTCTGATGTCTCAAGCAGCCACAAATTTCATTACCCCCTTGACTTTGCAGGTATTGTCGAAAAATTTAGTGCATACAGATGTTATGGACGATCCTACGCCAAACAAGGTCAATCATATTGAAATTGCCAAGCAAACGGATCTTTTCTTAGTTGCACCTGCTTCTGCCAATACAATCGCTAAATTAGCCAATGGCTTTGCAGACAATATGATAACCAGTACCGCACTTGCTCTGCCATCAACAGCCAAAAAGGTATTAGCCCCAGCTATGAATACCAAAATGTATGAAAATCCAATCACTCAAGAAAATCTATCTAAATTAGAAAAATACGGCTGGCAAATGATTCAGCCTAGAGAAACCGGCCTCGCCTGTGGCGACAAAGGAATCGGCGCACTTGCTTCTGTAGAAACAATTATAAAAAAAGTAAAGGAAATGATTTATGAAGAAACAATCTAA
- a CDS encoding ECF transporter S component encodes MKKQSNIAQIAIFFAIMLVIHLLSSVIFNLFPVPIKPTIVHIPVIIASILYGPKVGAILGALMGIISLVTNTLVLLPTSYLFSPFVPNGNIYSLIIALVPRILIGITPYFVYKYLKNKTGLILAGTVGSLTNTIFVLGGIFLLFSKVYNGNIQLLLASVISTNSIAEMIISAVLTVTIIPVLEKVRK; translated from the coding sequence ATGAAGAAACAATCTAATATTGCTCAAATTGCTATCTTTTTTGCGATTATGCTCGTCATTCATCTATTGAGTTCAGTAATATTTAACCTTTTTCCCGTCCCAATCAAACCAACGATTGTCCACATTCCCGTTATTATTGCAAGTATTTTATATGGACCAAAGGTAGGTGCTATTTTAGGGGCGCTAATGGGTATCATTAGTCTGGTTACGAACACACTTGTTCTCTTGCCAACCAGTTACTTGTTTAGCCCGTTTGTCCCTAATGGGAATATTTATTCGCTCATCATTGCCCTCGTTCCGCGAATCTTAATCGGAATTACTCCTTATTTTGTTTATAAATATCTTAAAAATAAGACCGGACTTATCTTAGCTGGAACAGTCGGTTCATTGACAAATACTATTTTTGTTTTAGGAGGGATTTTCCTACTATTCTCCAAAGTATATAACGGAAACATTCAACTACTGCTTGCTTCTGTCATTTCAACCAATTCCATTGCTGAAATGATTATTTCTGCGGTTCTAACAGTTACCATTATTCCAGTCCTTGAAAAAGTTAGAAAATAA
- a CDS encoding phospho-sugar mutase, with protein sequence MTYQENFKKWLDFAELPDYLRKELDSMDEKTKEDAFYTNLEFGTAGMRGLIGAGTNRINIYVVRQATEGLARLIDEKGEDFKKRGVAIAYDSRHFSPEFAFESAAVLAKHGIKSYVFESLRPTPELSFAVRHLGTFAGIMITASHNPAPFNGYKVYGEDGGQMPPHDADALTAYIRAIENPFTIEVADVEAEKASGLIEIIGENVDIEYLKEVKDVNINQHLIDEYGKDMKIVYTPLHGTGEMLARRAFAQAGFDSVQVVEAQCVPDPDFSTVKSPNPENQAAFALAEELGRKVGADVLVATDPDADRVGVEVLQKDGSYRNLSGNQIGAIMAKYILEAHKTAGTLPANAALCKSIVSTDLVTKIAESYGATMFNVLTGFKFIAEKIQEFEEKHNHTYMMGFEESFGYLIKPFVRDKDAIQAVLVVAELAAYYRSRGLTLADGIEEIYKEYGYYAEKTISVTLSGVDGAEQIKAIMSKFRDNAPKEFNATAITVTEDFKAQTATDSDGNVTKLTTPASDVLKYTLADGSWIAVRPSGTEPKIKFYIAVVGNSSQDAQAKLAKIEAEINDFVK encoded by the coding sequence ATGACTTACCAAGAAAATTTCAAAAAATGGCTTGATTTTGCAGAACTTCCAGACTACCTTCGTAAAGAATTGGATTCGATGGACGAAAAGACAAAAGAAGATGCTTTTTATACCAATCTTGAATTTGGTACTGCTGGTATGCGTGGTCTGATAGGCGCTGGTACGAATCGTATCAATATTTATGTCGTTCGTCAGGCAACTGAAGGTTTAGCACGTTTGATTGATGAAAAAGGTGAAGATTTCAAAAAACGCGGTGTCGCTATCGCTTATGACTCTCGTCACTTCTCTCCAGAATTCGCCTTTGAATCTGCTGCTGTTTTAGCAAAACATGGCATTAAATCTTATGTATTTGAAAGTCTCCGTCCAACACCAGAACTGTCATTTGCGGTTCGCCATTTAGGAACTTTTGCTGGAATTATGATTACTGCTAGCCACAATCCTGCTCCATTTAATGGTTATAAAGTTTATGGTGAAGATGGGGGGCAAATGCCACCGCATGATGCTGATGCTCTAACAGCTTATATTCGTGCCATTGAAAATCCATTTACTATTGAAGTAGCTGATGTTGAAGCCGAAAAAGCATCTGGATTGATTGAAATCATCGGTGAAAATGTCGATATTGAATACCTAAAAGAAGTAAAAGACGTGAATATCAATCAACACTTGATTGACGAATATGGCAAAGACATGAAAATTGTCTACACTCCGCTTCACGGTACAGGTGAAATGTTAGCACGCCGAGCATTTGCCCAAGCTGGTTTTGACTCTGTTCAAGTCGTTGAAGCTCAATGTGTGCCAGATCCAGACTTCTCCACTGTCAAATCACCAAATCCAGAAAACCAAGCTGCTTTCGCTCTTGCTGAAGAATTGGGACGTAAAGTTGGTGCGGATGTCCTTGTCGCAACAGACCCAGATGCTGACCGTGTGGGCGTTGAAGTTCTCCAAAAAGACGGCAGCTACCGCAATCTTTCAGGAAATCAAATCGGTGCGATTATGGCCAAGTATATCCTTGAAGCGCACAAGACTGCTGGAACACTTCCCGCAAATGCAGCACTTTGCAAATCCATTGTGTCTACCGATCTTGTGACCAAGATTGCTGAAAGCTACGGCGCTACCATGTTTAACGTCTTAACTGGTTTCAAATTTATCGCTGAAAAGATTCAAGAATTTGAAGAAAAACACAATCACACTTACATGATGGGCTTTGAAGAAAGCTTTGGCTACTTGATTAAACCATTTGTACGTGATAAAGATGCTATCCAAGCTGTTTTGGTCGTAGCTGAGCTTGCAGCTTACTACCGTTCTCGCGGCTTAACTCTTGCAGACGGAATTGAAGAAATCTACAAAGAATATGGTTATTATGCTGAAAAGACGATTTCAGTTACTTTGTCTGGTGTTGATGGCGCTGAACAAATCAAAGCTATTATGAGCAAGTTCCGTGACAATGCACCGAAAGAATTCAACGCTACTGCTATTACAGTCACAGAAGATTTCAAAGCACAAACCGCTACCGATTCTGACGGTAATGTAACGAAATTAACAACTCCAGCAAGTGACGTATTAAAATACACACTTGCTGATGGTTCATGGATTGCTGTACGTCCTTCAGGAACTGAACCAAAAATCAAATTCTACATTGCTGTTGTCGGAAATTCTAGCCAAGACGCTCAAGCAAAACTTGCAAAAATTGAAGCAGAAATCAATGATTTTGTAAAATAA
- a CDS encoding thiol reductase thioredoxin encodes MDKFTQDIKDLEVTTVERARQAIANKENATFFIGRKTCPYCRKFATTLASVVAETQAHIFFINSEEPSELEELQAFRSEYGIPTVPGFLHTENGHVTVRCDSSMTADEIKTFANL; translated from the coding sequence ATGGATAAATTTACACAAGATATCAAAGATTTAGAAGTCACGACTGTTGAACGTGCCCGACAAGCCATTGCAAATAAAGAAAATGCAACTTTTTTCATTGGGCGTAAAACGTGCCCTTACTGTCGTAAATTCGCCACTACGCTAGCTAGTGTTGTCGCTGAAACTCAAGCACATATTTTCTTTATCAATAGTGAGGAACCTAGTGAACTGGAAGAGCTCCAAGCTTTTCGTTCCGAATATGGAATCCCAACTGTACCAGGATTTTTACATACAGAGAATGGTCATGTGACTGTCCGTTGTGACTCTTCTATGACGGCTGACGAAATCAAGACATTCGCTAACTTATAA